Proteins encoded together in one Elusimicrobiota bacterium window:
- a CDS encoding radical SAM protein: MKVLLIQPPLNPNIIGAGTGFLTEPLALEILAASIPHHDVHILDMRIDNNLTKTLDSFRPDIVGITSLTPDVYIAKEILFKIKKYNQQILTVIGGHHATMIPEDFKESYIDVVVIGEGEVTFKELVDAFEKKDIFSNIKGIAFKNGEKDLFFTTPRELISNMDDMPVPNRSLTANHRNEYFRGSWRPVASIMTSKGCPFRCNFCALWKINNGKYFVRSPESVVDELENIKEHFIDFAEDNALHDIPRAEKIYELIKKRGIKKTYKLYARSDTIVRHPEIVEKWKEIGMELVLIGLESFKDDELKELNKHNTISNNEKAVSILQENGVEIAAYFIINPNYIKEDFDRLAEYVQKLNLKQPIFTVLTPLPGTDFYKEKYNELTTHNYQMYDFVHSVLPTKLPTKDFYKCLIELYRKTYASAITTMGANKIMAQLTNIGDGSGYLGYKSSSIIKEYS; the protein is encoded by the coding sequence ATGAAAGTATTATTGATTCAACCACCACTCAACCCCAATATTATCGGCGCAGGAACCGGGTTTCTTACAGAACCACTTGCTTTGGAAATACTGGCTGCTTCAATACCCCATCATGATGTTCATATTCTCGATATGAGAATTGATAATAATTTAACTAAAACATTAGATTCTTTCCGACCGGATATTGTCGGTATTACAAGCTTAACACCAGACGTCTATATTGCCAAAGAAATACTTTTCAAAATTAAAAAATACAATCAACAAATATTAACAGTAATAGGCGGTCATCATGCTACTATGATACCGGAAGATTTTAAAGAAAGCTATATTGATGTAGTTGTAATAGGAGAGGGGGAGGTAACTTTCAAAGAACTCGTAGATGCATTTGAAAAAAAAGATATTTTTTCAAATATAAAAGGAATTGCTTTTAAAAATGGAGAGAAAGATTTATTTTTTACGACTCCTCGGGAGTTGATATCTAATATGGACGATATGCCTGTTCCAAACAGAAGTTTAACAGCTAATCATCGTAATGAATATTTTCGTGGTTCCTGGCGACCTGTTGCTTCAATAATGACTTCTAAAGGCTGTCCTTTCAGATGTAATTTCTGTGCTTTATGGAAAATAAATAATGGGAAATATTTTGTACGTAGTCCCGAATCAGTTGTTGATGAGTTGGAAAACATCAAAGAACATTTTATAGATTTTGCAGAAGATAATGCTCTTCACGATATACCAAGAGCAGAAAAAATATACGAATTAATAAAAAAACGAGGAATTAAAAAAACGTATAAATTATATGCTCGGTCAGATACTATTGTCAGACATCCTGAAATTGTGGAAAAATGGAAAGAAATCGGAATGGAACTGGTCCTTATCGGATTGGAATCATTCAAAGACGACGAACTCAAAGAGTTAAATAAACATAATACTATTAGTAACAATGAAAAAGCAGTTAGTATTTTACAAGAAAATGGGGTAGAAATAGCGGCCTATTTTATAATCAATCCAAATTATATAAAAGAAGATTTTGACAGATTAGCGGAATATGTACAAAAACTTAACCTGAAACAACCGATTTTTACTGTTTTAACACCGCTACCCGGTACCGATTTCTACAAAGAAAAATATAATGAGTTAACAACTCACAACTATCAAATGTATGATTTTGTCCATTCTGTTTTACCGACAAAATTACCCACTAAGGATTTCTACAAATGTTTAATAGAATTATACCGTAAAACATATGCTTCAGCAATAACAACCATGGGCGCAAATAAAATTATGGCTCAGTTAACAAACATCGGGGACGGTTCTGGTTATTTGGGATATAAGAGTTCAAGTATAATAAAGGAGTATAGTTAA
- a CDS encoding response regulator, with protein MKIFTTYQISKMLNVDITTVIDWVNKGMLKAYKTPGGHRRVQIDDLVDFLKKYKMPVPDVITRVKPEAILKKVLIVDDEKGILDFISRAIKKFFKNVEIETAADGFAAGRKISEFKPDLLILDIRLPGIDGFKVLEQLKKEKMKIVVITAYHSEETKEKVFKAGADAYLIKPFDIEELIRKIGEILD; from the coding sequence ATGAAAATATTTACAACTTATCAAATTTCAAAGATGCTTAATGTAGACATAACCACAGTTATTGATTGGGTTAATAAAGGAATGCTTAAGGCATATAAGACGCCGGGAGGGCATAGAAGAGTACAAATTGATGACTTGGTAGATTTTCTAAAGAAATATAAAATGCCGGTTCCCGATGTAATTACCAGGGTTAAGCCTGAAGCAATCTTGAAAAAGGTTCTTATAGTTGATGATGAAAAAGGTATTTTGGATTTTATTTCGCGTGCAATCAAAAAATTTTTTAAAAATGTGGAAATTGAAACAGCGGCAGATGGTTTTGCGGCAGGTAGAAAAATTAGTGAGTTTAAACCAGACCTGCTTATTTTGGATATCCGGCTTCCTGGTATAGATGGTTTTAAAGTTTTGGAACAACTTAAAAAAGAAAAAATGAAAATTGTAGTAATTACTGCTTATCATTCAGAAGAAACAAAAGAAAAGGTTTTTAAAGCAGGTGCGGATGCTTATTTAATAAAACCATTTGATATTGAAGAATTAATTAGAAAAATAGGTGAAATATTAGATTAA
- a CDS encoding radical SAM protein yields the protein MATNSLLINFAGYPNEPFNFMPDNGLANLAGALMRENHKTKIWDCSTVDVVEKLFPYEYSDEYRNLSKKIMQSISAGDKPVTKDLDMFYDLSGKIESRQTKSIKDIGNEISKFVKNGNFDFIGFKLWSGAGFEGSMIIAEELKKNNPKLPIFAGGPHVDWFNERVFDVTNVFDVLVYGEGEETLPLLANYVEGKVLLKDIPNLIYKENGKTITTPMKRVDDLNKLALPVYDDDVYLAMKDNQKIKIFLIDESRGCPNSCNFCIHPLKSGGRWRTVDAKKVVDRIESLIHKYGVHGFRFAGSNPPPNHRRNIASELLKRGINIVYSSYAHIGNSTEQEYKELKKSGCCALAFGVESGSQEILSKSLNKKTKVEQIDDTIEKCRKAGIYAIASIIMPAPGETEATKNETLSRLLKIRPDSTVVFFPIITLGTEWEKNMDKFGFKINKPKEFFEKAMTYKTNTLCPPPLWPKVDDFLLDRKSFEKLAEETANFVKLLSQNNMTTQLFDQVFLVAEFSGMSPKEFGDKSHNYLHTGDRNALYKMVSEINENVKIYKN from the coding sequence ATGGCAACAAATAGTTTATTAATAAATTTTGCAGGTTATCCTAATGAACCATTTAACTTTATGCCGGATAATGGGTTAGCCAATTTAGCCGGTGCTTTAATGAGGGAAAACCATAAAACAAAAATTTGGGATTGTTCTACTGTAGATGTAGTTGAGAAATTATTTCCCTATGAATACTCTGATGAGTATCGTAATCTATCAAAAAAGATTATGCAATCTATATCTGCCGGTGATAAGCCTGTCACAAAAGATTTAGATATGTTCTACGATTTAAGTGGAAAAATTGAATCAAGGCAAACCAAAAGTATAAAAGATATAGGTAACGAAATTAGCAAATTTGTCAAGAACGGCAACTTTGATTTTATTGGTTTTAAGTTATGGTCTGGAGCAGGTTTTGAAGGTTCAATGATTATTGCGGAAGAACTAAAAAAGAACAATCCAAAACTTCCAATTTTTGCAGGAGGTCCTCATGTGGACTGGTTTAATGAAAGGGTGTTTGATGTGACAAATGTCTTTGATGTCCTCGTATATGGAGAAGGAGAAGAAACTCTTCCTTTACTTGCGAATTATGTTGAGGGAAAAGTGTTATTAAAAGATATACCCAACTTAATATATAAAGAAAACGGTAAAACAATAACTACACCAATGAAGAGAGTTGATGATTTAAATAAATTGGCATTGCCGGTATACGATGACGATGTATATCTTGCTATGAAAGATAACCAGAAAATAAAGATTTTTTTAATTGATGAAAGTCGGGGATGTCCTAATAGCTGTAATTTTTGTATTCATCCATTAAAAAGCGGCGGACGTTGGCGGACAGTAGATGCAAAAAAGGTTGTAGATAGAATAGAATCATTAATTCATAAATATGGTGTACACGGATTTAGATTTGCCGGTTCAAACCCACCTCCGAATCACAGAAGAAATATAGCCAGTGAATTACTAAAAAGAGGGATTAATATAGTTTATTCTTCGTATGCTCATATTGGGAACTCAACTGAACAAGAATATAAAGAATTAAAAAAATCAGGTTGTTGTGCTCTTGCTTTTGGAGTAGAATCTGGTTCTCAAGAAATATTAAGTAAGAGTTTAAATAAAAAAACAAAAGTAGAACAAATAGATGATACTATTGAAAAATGCAGGAAAGCAGGTATCTATGCTATAGCCAGCATAATTATGCCGGCACCTGGAGAAACAGAAGCAACTAAAAATGAAACATTAAGTCGTCTGCTAAAAATAAGACCTGATTCAACAGTGGTATTTTTTCCTATAATTACATTAGGAACAGAATGGGAGAAAAATATGGATAAATTCGGTTTTAAAATAAATAAACCAAAAGAATTTTTTGAAAAGGCTATGACTTATAAAACCAATACTCTTTGCCCGCCACCTTTATGGCCGAAAGTTGATGATTTTTTACTTGATAGAAAATCATTTGAAAAATTAGCAGAAGAAACAGCCAATTTTGTGAAACTTCTATCACAAAACAACATGACAACGCAACTTTTTGACCAGGTATTTCTTGTCGCAGAGTTTTCTGGAATGAGTCCAAAAGAGTTTGGAGATAAAAGCCACAATTATTTACATACTGGCGACCGCAACGCATTATATAAAATGGTTTCAGAAATAAATGAGAATGTTAAAATTTATAAAAATTAA
- a CDS encoding response regulator, with product MKEKILLVDDDNGVLESVTESLSSNYFITTARSGEEAIEIIKKENQNLVILDVKLAGIDGIETLGIIKKIDSTIPVIMLSAVDTINTITRAIKLGACNYFDKPFDIDELQNAVSEALDKGRSNLQSKNQTLPVDIEVFIKNSVNDILTEEMQLENALKKFKDKYTNFVFSKFMDKFEKKHHN from the coding sequence ATGAAAGAGAAAATATTGTTGGTTGATGATGATAATGGGGTTTTGGAGTCTGTTACGGAGTCGTTAAGTAGTAATTATTTTATTACTACTGCACGTAGTGGAGAGGAAGCTATTGAAATTATTAAGAAAGAAAACCAAAATCTGGTTATCTTAGATGTGAAATTAGCCGGTATTGATGGCATTGAAACATTGGGAATTATTAAAAAAATTGATAGTACTATACCGGTTATAATGTTATCTGCAGTAGACACAATAAATACCATTACCAGGGCTATTAAATTAGGCGCCTGTAATTATTTTGATAAACCTTTTGATATTGATGAGTTACAAAATGCTGTTAGCGAAGCTCTGGATAAAGGGCGTAGTAATTTACAATCTAAAAACCAAACATTGCCGGTAGATATTGAAGTATTTATTAAGAATAGCGTGAATGATATTTTAACTGAAGAAATGCAGCTGGAGAATGCATTAAAAAAGTTTAAGGATAAATATACAAATTTTGTTTTTAGTAAATTTATGGATAAATTTGAAAAAAAACATCACAATTGA
- a CDS encoding response regulator: protein MANVKISEVAQAAKVLPSTIRHYTDLGLLQISERTGGGQRLYNEEQTLSKLAKIKHLFFRGHSLSQIKDILTNGIKKRMLVIDDDPDVPELIKTILAEDQWEIKHAMDGFEAGRFLVDYFPDLVTLDLVMPGMDGFKVCQNIRKDPITKNIKIISITAYSAPEHKNKILNMGADGYLQKPFTSEQLKLKIKEIMDKVEVAK, encoded by the coding sequence ATGGCAAACGTAAAAATTTCCGAAGTTGCACAAGCGGCAAAAGTTTTACCAAGTACAATCAGGCATTATACAGATTTAGGACTTTTGCAAATTTCCGAGAGAACAGGTGGCGGACAGCGACTTTATAATGAAGAACAAACACTTTCAAAACTTGCTAAAATAAAACATCTTTTTTTTCGTGGACATTCACTTTCTCAAATAAAAGATATTTTAACAAATGGTATTAAAAAACGGATGCTTGTAATAGATGATGATCCCGATGTCCCGGAGTTAATCAAAACAATTTTAGCAGAAGACCAGTGGGAAATAAAACATGCTATGGACGGGTTTGAGGCTGGGAGATTTTTAGTAGATTATTTCCCTGATTTAGTTACTCTTGATTTGGTTATGCCGGGGATGGATGGTTTTAAAGTATGTCAGAATATACGAAAAGATCCAATTACTAAAAATATAAAGATTATTTCAATTACAGCATATTCTGCCCCTGAGCATAAAAATAAAATTTTAAATATGGGTGCTGACGGTTATCTTCAAAAACCATTTACTTCTGAGCAACTAAAGCTGAAAATAAAAGAAATTATGGATAAAGTTGAGGTGGCAAAATGA
- a CDS encoding response regulator, giving the protein MLDKVMKKVFIIEDDKYLAEIIKEELEESGYEVKVALSGNSAIQLLQATKPDLVILDMRLPDIDGLIILESIGIKYSEAQVIVYTAYEEYKKQPPSLNEKKFCNFLLKPLPMETIVSEVKRTIGEP; this is encoded by the coding sequence ATGTTAGATAAAGTTATGAAAAAAGTATTTATTATAGAAGACGACAAATACTTAGCCGAAATAATCAAAGAAGAACTTGAAGAATCCGGCTACGAGGTCAAAGTAGCATTGTCGGGTAATAGTGCCATTCAGTTATTACAAGCTACAAAACCGGATTTAGTTATATTGGACATGAGATTACCTGATATAGATGGATTAATAATATTAGAATCAATAGGTATAAAATATAGTGAAGCTCAGGTAATAGTTTACACAGCATATGAAGAATATAAAAAACAACCTCCTTCCTTAAATGAAAAGAAATTCTGCAACTTCCTTCTTAAACCGCTTCCAATGGAAACCATTGTATCAGAAGTAAAAAGAACAATTGGCGAACCTTAG
- a CDS encoding ATP-binding protein gives MKLTLKHLFSFFANSKTHKEPIYLFDVDKTNQADNKQFPRLLEKTIVELNDTQKQLQTTREQLIQSQKLNCMGQLIAGVVHELNNPLTIMLGNIQLIRLEDCSESLKKELETVAGNARRCKKIVDNLLNAIRKNKSEKKKVYINHLIEQTLEMLEYEFRVENIKLERNLSPEIPVTYTDEHQIQQVLINILCNAYQALKNRNNKLIRVETVFKENKIVVSIYNNGPHIPDENLKNIFEPFFTTKSDGEGTGLGLFISKGIVEFQKGKMWVNNQSFPSGVIFVIELPVIIPEISSFSEEFQSIPESYGKNILLIDYETSILDLNCKILKKKKHKVTTVNNMDEVLRELEAKPYDLIISDTRKPDMDGLQLYKYLGKKFPHLKQNLIIITGYITDEVSKKFLIDNNIPFIIKPYEVKEFEHMVNKVLNQQTKDLQS, from the coding sequence ATGAAATTAACACTTAAACATCTTTTTAGTTTTTTTGCTAATTCGAAAACTCACAAGGAACCTATTTATCTGTTTGATGTTGATAAAACAAATCAGGCAGACAATAAGCAGTTCCCGCGATTGTTGGAGAAAACAATTGTGGAATTAAACGATACTCAAAAACAATTACAAACTACCAGGGAACAACTTATCCAATCCCAGAAACTAAATTGTATGGGGCAATTGATTGCAGGTGTAGTACATGAATTAAATAACCCCTTAACTATAATGCTTGGCAATATACAACTTATAAGGCTGGAAGATTGTTCCGAATCGCTGAAAAAGGAATTAGAGACAGTGGCAGGCAACGCACGGCGGTGTAAAAAGATAGTTGATAACTTACTAAATGCAATTAGGAAAAACAAAAGTGAGAAAAAAAAGGTTTATATTAATCATCTTATTGAGCAGACTTTAGAAATGTTAGAGTATGAGTTTAGGGTTGAAAATATTAAGTTAGAAAGAAATCTGTCTCCCGAAATACCGGTTACTTATACAGATGAACATCAAATACAGCAGGTATTGATAAATATTTTGTGCAATGCATATCAGGCACTTAAAAACAGAAATAATAAACTTATAAGAGTAGAGACTGTGTTTAAAGAAAATAAAATAGTTGTTTCGATTTATAATAATGGACCGCATATTCCCGATGAAAATCTAAAAAATATATTCGAACCGTTTTTCACGACTAAGTCAGATGGAGAAGGCACAGGTTTAGGGTTGTTTATAAGTAAAGGTATCGTTGAATTTCAGAAAGGGAAAATGTGGGTAAATAACCAATCGTTTCCCAGTGGGGTTATCTTTGTAATAGAATTACCGGTAATTATACCGGAAATAAGTTCTTTTTCTGAAGAATTTCAGTCAATACCGGAATCTTACGGGAAAAATATTTTATTAATTGATTATGAAACAAGTATTTTGGATCTTAATTGTAAAATATTGAAAAAAAAGAAACATAAAGTTACTACAGTTAATAATATGGATGAGGTATTAAGAGAACTCGAAGCAAAACCATATGATTTAATTATCTCTGATACAAGAAAACCTGATATGGATGGGTTACAATTATATAAATATTTGGGGAAAAAATTTCCGCACTTAAAACAAAACTTGATTATTATTACAGGATATATTACTGATGAAGTCAGTAAAAAGTTTTTAATAGATAACAATATACCATTTATTATAAAGCCGTACGAGGTAAAAGAATTCGAACATATGGTCAATAAGGTCCTAAATCAGCAAACAAAAGATTTACAATCATAA
- a CDS encoding transposase: protein MPRRARFTIEDGTYHVMIRGNNRNPIFQNSEDFSYFMELIKDNKEKYNLKVYHYVLMNNHIHIIIKSVIGKNLSEAMKRMMVSYMRYYRKLYKGIGHFFQDRFKSFLIQDGKYLLECGRYVELNPVSAGIVKYPNEYKWSSYKVYAEGEKSNLIDINPEYMGLSEDIDNRKKRYKEYINDGLFEQRTEERFFKEGAYGSVEFKEILKKRGLKPIWSHGGCSPKVGKS, encoded by the coding sequence ATGCCGAGGCGAGCACGATTTACAATTGAAGATGGAACATATCATGTAATGATACGAGGAAACAATCGTAATCCGATATTTCAAAATAGCGAAGATTTTAGTTATTTTATGGAGTTAATTAAAGATAATAAAGAGAAATACAATTTGAAGGTGTATCATTATGTGTTGATGAATAATCATATCCATATAATAATAAAATCAGTCATAGGAAAGAATTTGAGTGAAGCAATGAAGCGGATGATGGTAAGTTATATGAGATATTATCGTAAGTTGTATAAAGGTATAGGACATTTTTTCCAGGATAGATTCAAGAGTTTTTTGATACAAGATGGAAAATATCTGCTTGAATGTGGTAGGTATGTAGAACTGAATCCCGTAAGTGCCGGTATTGTGAAATATCCTAATGAATACAAATGGAGCAGTTATAAAGTATATGCAGAGGGGGAGAAATCAAATTTAATAGATATTAATCCTGAATATATGGGATTAAGTGAGGACATAGATAATAGAAAAAAGAGATACAAAGAATATATAAACGATGGTTTGTTTGAGCAACGGACAGAAGAACGATTTTTCAAAGAAGGGGCATATGGTTCTGTAGAATTTAAAGAGATATTGAAAAAAAGAGGACTAAAACCAATTTGGTCACATGGTGGGTGTTCTCCTAAAGTGGGAAAGAGTTAA
- a CDS encoding radical SAM protein, with amino-acid sequence MKITLIAPRQIVEDGNSEKWGTEFSSFLFGKKKYYSAPLALATIAALTPPNIEVNIIDENIEQIDFDIDTNLVGITASTFLAPRAYEIADEFRKRNIKVILGGIHPSMLPDEAIQHADTVVIGEAEEVWSNLIDDCKKNKLKQFYQSTQKPDLSKQPIPRWDLLKNNSYNLHTIQTTRGCPFDCEFCSVKVFWGPQYRYKSIEKVLKEVETAMMLEKKRIFFVDDNFIGNKKRTKELLNVLIPLKISYYIQASVDLANDEELLELLAKSGCNSVLIGFESISGKVIEQMNKSYSNKVEGYAQSIKKIQSFGIGIQGSFIFGYDSDDVSVFEKTVNFVQNAELEIASLHVLTPFPGTKLSERLNSEGRILHKDWNKYDGENVCFRPKLMAPEVLQNGVVWAQQKVYTFENIFTRLKAIWGLWNEKSVRLDDRISPMIRNLSSNHRAYTYSLAKQPQHIEK; translated from the coding sequence ATGAAAATAACTTTGATAGCACCACGTCAAATTGTAGAAGATGGAAATAGTGAAAAGTGGGGTACTGAATTTTCTTCTTTTCTATTTGGGAAAAAGAAATATTACTCTGCGCCTTTAGCTTTAGCAACTATAGCAGCATTGACTCCACCTAATATAGAAGTAAATATAATTGATGAAAATATTGAACAGATAGATTTTGATATAGATACTAATTTGGTAGGAATTACAGCATCTACATTTTTAGCTCCACGAGCATATGAAATAGCAGATGAATTTCGAAAAAGAAACATAAAAGTTATTTTGGGAGGGATCCATCCTTCAATGTTACCAGATGAAGCAATTCAACATGCCGATACTGTTGTAATAGGGGAAGCAGAAGAGGTTTGGAGCAATCTTATTGATGATTGCAAAAAAAACAAGCTAAAACAATTTTATCAATCTACTCAGAAACCGGATTTGTCAAAACAGCCTATACCAAGGTGGGATTTGTTGAAGAACAATTCATATAACCTTCATACTATACAAACAACTCGTGGATGTCCTTTTGATTGCGAATTTTGTTCTGTCAAAGTATTTTGGGGTCCACAATATCGTTATAAATCTATAGAAAAAGTTTTAAAGGAAGTTGAAACAGCTATGATGTTGGAAAAAAAACGGATATTTTTTGTAGATGATAATTTTATTGGTAATAAAAAAAGAACTAAAGAGCTGCTTAATGTTTTGATTCCATTAAAAATATCTTATTATATTCAGGCATCAGTGGATTTAGCTAATGATGAAGAATTATTGGAATTACTTGCAAAAAGCGGATGTAATAGTGTATTAATTGGTTTTGAGTCTATATCTGGAAAGGTTATTGAACAAATGAATAAAAGTTATTCAAATAAAGTAGAAGGGTATGCACAGAGCATTAAAAAAATACAATCATTTGGTATAGGAATTCAAGGTTCTTTTATTTTCGGATACGATTCCGATGACGTATCCGTATTTGAAAAAACAGTAAATTTTGTTCAGAATGCCGAATTAGAAATTGCATCTCTCCACGTACTTACACCTTTCCCGGGTACAAAATTATCCGAACGATTAAATAGTGAAGGCCGTATTTTACATAAAGATTGGAATAAATATGATGGAGAAAATGTGTGTTTTCGTCCAAAACTAATGGCTCCCGAGGTATTACAAAATGGAGTAGTATGGGCACAACAGAAAGTCTATACATTCGAAAACATTTTTACAAGATTGAAAGCTATATGGGGTTTATGGAATGAAAAATCAGTAAGATTAGACGACAGAATCTCACCCATGATAAGGAACCTTAGTTCTAATCATAGAGCATATACTTATTCATTGGCTAAACAACCGCAACATATTGAAAAATAA
- a CDS encoding ATP-binding protein, producing the protein MKNNFSKVLLFLLLIPFVLGIIIVIKHNPHAISSLIAALFSLFLTFFVYSKDKKNPINIIFACFCFSMGIFELALFGLYIVHNISILNYWIKFFRIGYVMVAPCFLHFVLRLVKNENKTKENVLRFVYGVAIVFYVINWFGFFEKGFIKKVEFKYSPEVTQVYFVFLGYIIIVTAYSLYEVFKGYKKSNSITTRNQLKYVLLAGIVAIILGYTNALLYFGMKIYPLGWLGPIAFTSIIAYAILKHQLMDINVVIRKGVVYGTLTLSIIGIYALTVGIFTSIFDMNNITQNKPWLIIINGLTGMIVAVMFLPIKNKIQSIVDKLFFKDKYDYYETLKTLSGDLTTIFELNKLLDLLITKVTETMHIDKGYIMLFDTDKDRFLVKFSKGIDSKTLKQIKLNKTDTLVVWLEKNKTILILDESINNFEELKAQNIYLSIPLMSKNKLIGIFNLGTKLSEDTYTTEDLKLLTTISNQAAIAIENAQLSTEMRVLEKSLLHTDKLAALGVLASSITHEVKNPLVLVKTFCQLVPRRYNEMDFINRFSDAVPKAIERMEHTLGQLLDFGKLPELGFGEINVNNILDNLLDLLHYEMFKQNVNIIRQYDDKLPLIMAAEEQIKQVFMNLILNAIQAMPNGGTITITTEAESGKWEVGSGNLEAKEGSTTPYVNISVKDNGCGISDEFMSKIFKPFYTTKVRGSGLGLSISSRIIKEHKGTIELSSKLNEGTIFTVKLPVKQI; encoded by the coding sequence ATGAAAAATAATTTTAGTAAAGTATTACTGTTTTTATTATTAATACCGTTTGTGTTAGGAATTATTATTGTGATAAAGCATAATCCTCACGCTATAAGTTCTCTTATTGCCGCATTATTCAGTCTATTTTTAACTTTCTTTGTTTATTCAAAAGATAAAAAAAATCCAATAAATATCATTTTCGCCTGTTTTTGTTTTAGCATGGGTATTTTTGAACTTGCTTTATTTGGACTCTATATTGTTCATAATATTTCTATTCTTAATTATTGGATTAAGTTTTTTAGAATAGGTTATGTTATGGTTGCACCATGTTTCCTTCATTTTGTGTTAAGGCTTGTTAAAAATGAAAATAAAACTAAAGAAAATGTACTTCGTTTTGTTTATGGAGTAGCAATAGTATTTTATGTAATTAATTGGTTTGGATTTTTTGAAAAAGGATTTATTAAAAAAGTAGAATTTAAGTATTCTCCGGAAGTAACACAAGTTTACTTTGTTTTCTTAGGATATATTATAATAGTCACAGCATATTCATTATATGAAGTTTTCAAAGGATATAAAAAATCTAATTCAATCACAACTCGCAATCAACTGAAATATGTTTTATTAGCAGGTATAGTTGCTATAATTTTAGGTTATACTAACGCTTTGTTATATTTTGGTATGAAAATATATCCTCTTGGTTGGTTGGGTCCTATTGCTTTTACTAGTATCATTGCATATGCTATTTTAAAACATCAATTAATGGATATAAACGTTGTAATTCGTAAAGGTGTTGTTTATGGAACTTTAACCCTTTCTATTATAGGGATATATGCTTTAACGGTTGGCATTTTTACAAGTATTTTTGATATGAATAATATAACTCAAAATAAGCCATGGTTGATAATAATTAATGGTCTTACTGGTATGATTGTCGCAGTAATGTTCCTCCCTATAAAAAACAAAATTCAGTCTATTGTTGATAAACTTTTCTTTAAAGACAAATATGATTATTATGAAACTTTAAAAACTCTTAGTGGTGATTTAACTACCATTTTTGAATTAAATAAATTGTTGGATTTACTTATAACTAAAGTAACGGAAACTATGCATATAGATAAAGGGTATATTATGTTATTCGATACTGATAAAGATAGGTTTTTAGTAAAATTCTCAAAAGGTATAGATTCTAAAACACTAAAACAAATTAAACTTAATAAGACCGATACTCTTGTTGTTTGGTTAGAAAAAAATAAAACTATATTGATACTTGATGAATCTATAAATAATTTTGAAGAATTAAAAGCTCAAAATATATATTTGAGTATACCATTAATGAGCAAGAATAAATTAATAGGTATTTTTAATCTTGGTACTAAGTTATCCGAGGATACATATACAACCGAAGATTTAAAATTACTGACCACTATATCAAATCAGGCGGCAATTGCAATTGAGAATGCACAGCTTTCTACAGAAATGAGAGTTTTAGAAAAAAGTCTTCTTCATACAGATAAACTTGCTGCACTCGGTGTTTTAGCATCAAGTATAACACACGAAGTAAAAAACCCTTTAGTTTTAGTAAAAACATTTTGTCAATTGGTGCCCCGAAGGTACAATGAAATGGATTTTATTAATAGATTTAGTGATGCTGTGCCTAAGGCGATAGAAAGAATGGAACATACTCTTGGGCAGTTGCTTGATTTTGGCAAATTGCCGGAATTAGGTTTTGGAGAGATTAATGTTAACAATATTTTAGATAACTTACTGGATTTATTACATTATGAGATGTTTAAGCAGAATGTTAATATAATTAGACAGTATGATGACAAATTACCATTAATTATGGCTGCCGAAGAACAAATAAAGCAGGTTTTTATGAATCTTATACTCAATGCTATTCAGGCTATGCCAAATGGAGGAACGATAACGATAACGACAGAAGCGGAAAGTGGGAAGTGGGAAGTGGGAAGTGGAAATCTGGAAGCAAAAGAAGGTTCAACTACACCCTATGTTAACATTTCTGTTAAGGATAATGGATGCGGTATATCTGACGAATTTATGAGTAAAATATTCAAGCCATTCTATACTACTAAGGTAAGAGGAAGCGGATTAGGTCTTTCAATCTCCAGCAGAATAATTAAAGAGCACAAGGGTACAATTGAATTGAGTAGCAAATTAAACGAAGGGACCATCTTTACAGTAAAACTTCCTGTCAAGCAAATCTAA